The Anabaena sp. PCC 7108 region GCTCGTAAATACAGTCGTCTCTAATTGGCCGAATGGGAATAATCTCGTTGCCGAATATAAAAATTTGAGCATGAAGTTCGTCAATATTGGTTTGCCGCAAGTGACTGGCAACCATGAATTTCGGGTTCGCCAAACGCAGATTCTCAAAGAAATCTCACGACTAGTCGATGCTGGTCAATTGCAGGTTCACCTCGATCAAGTTTTTCCACTTCAACAAGTAGCCGAAGCGCAGCGATCGCTAGAGGCTGGTGAAATTATTGGGCGTGTTGTCATTGAAATGTAATCTATTATGGAAAATGGAAAAATCGGCGTTGGTATCATTGGTGTTCATCCCTCGCGCGGATGGGCTATGACCGCGCATCTACCTGCGTTGCAAGCATCACCTGATTTCAAAATCGTTGCATTGACAAATTCAGATCCAACTATGGCGGAGGAAGCGGCACTCAAGTTTAATGTACCGTATGCCTTCCAACTTCATGAGGATTTGTTGGCGTGTCCAGATGTGGATTTGGTTGTCGTTACCGTCAAAGTGCCATATCACTTTGAATTGGTGAGTGCTGCAATCCGGGGTGGAAAATCGGTTTATTGCGAATGGCCTTTGGCTAACGGACTGCAAGAGGCAGTTGAACTGGAACAACTCGCTAAAAAATACAAAGTTCATGCGGTGGTGGGATTGCAGTCTCGCACAACGCCGGAAGTTAATTTTATTCGTGACTTAATTCGCGATGGTTATGTAGGTGAGGTTCTGTCCGTTTCACTTATTGGTTCAGGAATGATCGGCGGAGCAATGATTCCTGAACAATTTGCTTATACTCTAAATCCAAAGAATGGTGCTGGCATGATAAATGTTGCCTTTGCCCATGCGATCGATGCTGTGGGTTATGTGCTGAACTCTGAGTTGAGTGAGGTTATGGCAACGTTAGATAGCAGGAGAAAGACAGCGCAGGTAGTCGAAACAGGGGCGAGCGTTGCGATGGAAACACCGGATCAAATTGTCATCAATGGTAAAATGAAAAGCGGCTGCGTGGTTTCTGCCCATTTTCGAGGGGGTTTATCACGAGGCAGCAATTTCAGGTTGGAGATTAACGGGACGCAAGGCGATCTGATTGTCACAAGTTCGCTTGGCTATCCTGGGCTTGGCGAAACTAAAGTCCAAGGCGCTCAAGGTGAAGATGCTGCTATGCAAAACCTTGATGTCCCGCAAAAATATATAATGTCAAATGCAGATATAGGGATAATAGCAATGACTGTTTCCAATAACTATGCTCTACTTGCTACCGATTTTAAAAGTGGAACAAAAACGACACCAACATTTGCAGATGCTGTGATTTTGCACCGTCTCATAAATGCAGTTGAACAATCGGCTGCAACTGGTAGTAGACAATATACCTAAGATTTCTGCGAAAGATTACTAAACGTCACTCGGTAATTACAGGCATCATCATAAAAAATTAGACGGATTGAGCGAACAAACCTACAGGCAAATCATTGCAATCGAACTTTTGACTGCTTGTGAGTTAGAGGTGCTGCGACAGATCATAGAAAAATGCTATTCTGCACTGCCATACTATGAACAACCCCGAAAATCCTCGACTACCCCTGCCGTCTTTCGCTCATGAATCTGCCATCCAAAAAGTCCGAATTGCAGAAGATGCTTGGAACACACGCAATCCTGAAAAAGTATCACTCGCTTACATGTCAGAAAGTACTGGCTCATGAAGCGACTGACGGCAAGGTGTGGGTGAGTTACAACGATCCTAACTACTTAAAACAGCGATTTTCACTCTCCGATGAGTTGGTGAAAAATATCGCTATCATTGCACCTTTAATCTATCAAGCACTTAGTCCCGCCGAGCGCCAATAAATTGCAGAATTAGCACACGATCACACCTTGGCGTTTTTGGAACAGCATTTAGGCAGTGGTATCAAAGTCTAAAATGGGGTGACTACTGCTAGATAATTCGCCCACCGAGATCGCCCTGACAACCAAGATATTCTGATTCTGAATCATTGGGAAAACGCTGCACATGGCGGGTGGTTTTTAAGAAAGAGAACGGTGAAAATCAACAAGCAAGGAGAAAAACCATGAAAATCAACAAGAATGACACCGCAGTAGTCGTCATCGATCCGCAAAACGATGTCTTGAGCGAAAAAGGGGTTTCCTGGGATTTGGTGGGTGAGAGTGTTAAGGATAACAAGACTATCGAAAATATTGAGCGAATCTTCAAAGCCGCGAAGCAGAATGAATTCGAGGTTTTTATCTCCCCTCACTATTACTACCCCACCGACCATAGTTGGAAATTTGCCGGAAACCTAGAGCAAATCATGCTTGAGGTTAAGGAGTTCGATCGCCGTGGTGCGTTGAGCCTCGATGGATTCCTGGGATCGGGTGCTGACTGGCTTGATCGTTATAAGCCCTTCATTGAGGATGGCAAGACGATTGTGGCCAGTCCACACAAAGTCTATGGGCCGCAAACTAACGACCTCGTTTTGCAACTGCGTAAACGCAAGATTAGCAAAGTCATTCTACTTGGAATGTTAGCAAATCTTTGTGTTGAAGCTCATCTACGCGAATTGCTCGAACAGGGATTTGAGGTTCTTGTCGTTAAGGATGCAACAGCAGCCCCTCGGCATCCGCAACTGGGCGACGGCTACAAGGCAGCACTGATTAACTTTGGGTATATCGCCAATGCAGTCCTGTCTACGGATGAAGTTGTAGCAGCAATGGAGTAATGTCAAACTCATGAATTTTAAAACACTTATGAAAACATCCGCGTTACTTCTTGCTCTGCCAATTAGTATCTTAGCTAATTTTTCCTTAAGAGCTTCTGCTGATTCTACTGCTGGCATCCTCCTAAGTACGAAATGTCGGGGTGGGTACAACGTAAATATTTGGCAGAAATATACTTCAGGTGAACTGCTTTATCGCGCCACTAGTCCCAACGGTAATTTAAGTTTGGGCAAAGGAACTAGCCAAGCGACAGAAGGTGTTCGAGTATATAAGTTTCGGAGTGGAATTTATCAATACTGGGTGTGGGATGGCACGTTAGATAATCCGCAGTCTGGAACTTTAGAGGTGTATAAAAACAACCGTATATTGATGAAGCAAGCTTGTACGAAAAGTTGAATCTTCTAGCGGGTGTTAGCACTTTTTAGAAACCCAGCTAGTAGTCTGTCAAATTCATTTTGACGCTTAAAGAGACGCGATAAATCGCCGTCTCTACAGGGAATTTATCCATTAATTATTTATTGACACAGTACTACGTTATCGCTAAAACCCTCTTAGTCAGCCAGTTTTTTCTGAAATTCATAACACCTTCTAGAAATCGTATTCACCTTATCAAACCCAAAGGATATGGAAGTGGACACTCAACACTATGACGATATTATTATCGGCGGCGGCAAAGCGGGTAAAACACTTGCACCAGCGCTAGTTGCTGACGGACGTAAAACCGCTCTGGTTGAACGCAGTTTAAATATGATCGGTGGCGGATGCATCAATATCGCTTGCATTCCTACTAAAACGATGGTGGCGAGTGCCAGTGTTGCAAACACAGTGCGAAACAGTGCCGCTTATGGTGTTAAAGCCAATACACCCATCGTTAATTTAGCAGAGGTGATCCAACGAAAACGATCGGTTGTGCAATCTGCACGTGAAATGAATTTGCACAATCTAGAAACGGCTCTGGATAACAACTTGATCATCGGGGAAGCAAGGTTTGTTGCTCCCAAAACGATCGCAGTAACAACAACTGAGGGGAACAATCGCTTACTTACCGCCGAACGCTTATTTATTAATACAGGCACACGACCGTTAATTCCATCTGTACCCGGACTTACTGAAGTTGAGTTTTTAACGAGTGAGTCGATTATGGAGCTAGAATACTTGCCTGAACACCTGATCGTTCTCGGTAGTGGCTATATTGGTTTAGAGTTTGCTCAGATGTTTCGGCGCTTTGGCTGTCGCGTTACTGTCATTGGGCAAAGTGAGCAAATCCTGTCACAGCAAGATCCAGATATAGCGATCGCCGTGCAAACATTACTGGAACAAGATGGTATTGAATTCTTATTAAAAGCGAAGGTGTTGAGGGTTGATCGCACTGGTAATGAAACCATTCTGAGAATCCAAGTTGGCGATCGTGAAATCACCCTCCAAGGGTCGCATTTGCTTGTCGCCGTCGGTCGTGCGCCCAATATCGATAGCTTAAATTTAGCTGCTGCTGGTGTGGCAACCGATACACGCGGATTTATTCAAGTCAATGATCGCCTAGAGACGAATGTACCAGGCATTTGGGCATTAGGCGACATCAACGGCGGCCCGCAATACACTCATATATCGCTCGATGATTATCGGATTATCAAAGCCAATTTAATTGATGGTGGCAACCGCAACACGAGGGTTCGCCTGATTCCTTCCTGTCTGTTCATCGATCCAGAACTGGCCCATGTGGGTTTGACAGAAACCGAAGCACGACAACAAGGGTATACCATTCGAGTAGCGAAACTAGATGTTGCCGCTATTCCCAGAGCGAAAACATTGGGTAAAACTGATGGCTTACTGAAGGCGATCGTAGATACTAAGACAGGACATATTCTCGGTGTTTCACTCTTGTGTCATGAAGCGGGTGAAGTGATTTCAACGGTGCAGATGGTGATGCAAGCTCAAATGTCTTACACCGTTTTGCGCGATGGCGTGTTGACTCATCCCACAATGACCGAAGGGTTAAACTTGCTGTTTTCAAAGTTGTAAGGCAGTCAATGCAGACATCTGACAACCAGGAGTGATGTTGCTGGGTGGGGAGTTGAGATATTTTGTTCGATTCCAACTTTAGTTGGAGTTAGTCTTCCATTTTGAGATAGGTTAAGCAATCATCCACTCGACTCAATAAAATTATCAACTGTGAGTGGACGACAAACCAAAGTCAATTGCATATATTAAATTCATGCAAACACAGATAGCAATCCAGTTGCCAGATTCAAGTTTGCTGAACACAGATAGCACAGAGAGGGATGTAGGCGTAACCCTCCGCAAGCATCACTTGCGGTAAACACACTCCCCCTTGGAGGTTCCAGTGAACAATGACCGTCAACACCGTTTATTATTTGTCCCACCTTCAACCCAGGATCATAAACAGGGGATGTTAAGTGCCTCTGTGGTACTGGTGATGTATGGAGATTATCAATGTCAAGAGAGTGCGGATGTTTATCGGTTGCTGAAAGTTATTGGGCGACAACTGAGTCTTTCGTTGGGAGAGGATTATTTGTGCTTTATTTTCCGTCATTTTCCGCAGATACAAATTCATTTTCATGCTCTACGTGCGGCGGAAGCGGCGGAAGCGGCTGCTGTTCAAGGTCAGTTTTGGCAGATGCATGACATTTTGTTTATTCATCAACAACAGTTAGCAGATGGTTATTTAGTAGAGTATGCCAACGATCTAGGACTCGATATCTCCCAATTTCTGCAAGATATGTTTAAGCATATACATCTTGAGCGGATTAATCAAGATATCGAAAGTGGTATTCACAGTGGAATAACGGCTACCCCAGCTTTGTTTATTAATGGGATTCGCTATAGCGTAGGCGTAGCCCGCCGCAGGC contains the following coding sequences:
- a CDS encoding mercuric reductase; the encoded protein is MEVDTQHYDDIIIGGGKAGKTLAPALVADGRKTALVERSLNMIGGGCINIACIPTKTMVASASVANTVRNSAAYGVKANTPIVNLAEVIQRKRSVVQSAREMNLHNLETALDNNLIIGEARFVAPKTIAVTTTEGNNRLLTAERLFINTGTRPLIPSVPGLTEVEFLTSESIMELEYLPEHLIVLGSGYIGLEFAQMFRRFGCRVTVIGQSEQILSQQDPDIAIAVQTLLEQDGIEFLLKAKVLRVDRTGNETILRIQVGDREITLQGSHLLVAVGRAPNIDSLNLAAAGVATDTRGFIQVNDRLETNVPGIWALGDINGGPQYTHISLDDYRIIKANLIDGGNRNTRVRLIPSCLFIDPELAHVGLTETEARQQGYTIRVAKLDVAAIPRAKTLGKTDGLLKAIVDTKTGHILGVSLLCHEAGEVISTVQMVMQAQMSYTVLRDGVLTHPTMTEGLNLLFSKL
- a CDS encoding Gfo/Idh/MocA family protein, encoding MENGKIGVGIIGVHPSRGWAMTAHLPALQASPDFKIVALTNSDPTMAEEAALKFNVPYAFQLHEDLLACPDVDLVVVTVKVPYHFELVSAAIRGGKSVYCEWPLANGLQEAVELEQLAKKYKVHAVVGLQSRTTPEVNFIRDLIRDGYVGEVLSVSLIGSGMIGGAMIPEQFAYTLNPKNGAGMINVAFAHAIDAVGYVLNSELSEVMATLDSRRKTAQVVETGASVAMETPDQIVINGKMKSGCVVSAHFRGGLSRGSNFRLEINGTQGDLIVTSSLGYPGLGETKVQGAQGEDAAMQNLDVPQKYIMSNADIGIIAMTVSNNYALLATDFKSGTKTTPTFADAVILHRLINAVEQSAATGSRQYT
- a CDS encoding DUF1348 family protein codes for the protein MNNPENPRLPLPSFAHESAIQKVRIAEDAWNTRNPEKVSLAYMSESTGS
- a CDS encoding DsbA family protein is translated as MNNDRQHRLLFVPPSTQDHKQGMLSASVVLVMYGDYQCQESADVYRLLKVIGRQLSLSLGEDYLCFIFRHFPQIQIHFHALRAAEAAEAAAVQGQFWQMHDILFIHQQQLADGYLVEYANDLGLDISQFLQDMFKHIHLERINQDIESGIHSGITATPALFINGIRYSVGVARRRHRWNMEQLIAAIVNTAN
- a CDS encoding cysteine hydrolase, which produces MKINKNDTAVVVIDPQNDVLSEKGVSWDLVGESVKDNKTIENIERIFKAAKQNEFEVFISPHYYYPTDHSWKFAGNLEQIMLEVKEFDRRGALSLDGFLGSGADWLDRYKPFIEDGKTIVASPHKVYGPQTNDLVLQLRKRKISKVILLGMLANLCVEAHLRELLEQGFEVLVVKDATAAPRHPQLGDGYKAALINFGYIANAVLSTDEVVAAME